In Labrys wisconsinensis, a single genomic region encodes these proteins:
- a CDS encoding OsmC family protein, with the protein MTHSYNAIVRWRRNGAVFTDNLYSRAHDWEFDGGTVVPASSSPSIVRLPMSREEAVDPEEAYVAALSSCHMLFFLSFARKQGFVIDSYVDEALGEMSRDPRGKMWVSRVTLRPALTISGAKHPTATEIDGLHHQAHEECFIANSVKTEIVIVPPPPMFV; encoded by the coding sequence ATGACCCACAGCTACAACGCCATCGTGCGCTGGCGGCGCAACGGCGCGGTGTTCACCGACAATCTCTATTCGCGCGCCCATGACTGGGAGTTCGACGGCGGCACCGTCGTGCCGGCCTCCTCCTCCCCCTCGATCGTGCGGCTGCCGATGTCGCGCGAGGAGGCCGTCGACCCGGAGGAGGCCTATGTCGCCGCCCTGTCGAGCTGCCACATGCTGTTCTTCCTGTCCTTCGCGCGCAAGCAGGGCTTCGTCATCGATTCCTATGTCGACGAGGCCCTCGGCGAGATGAGCCGCGACCCGCGCGGCAAGATGTGGGTGTCGCGCGTCACCCTGCGGCCGGCCCTGACCATCTCCGGCGCCAAGCACCCGACCGCCACCGAGATCGACGGCCTGCACCACCAGGCCCACGAGGAATGCTTCATCGCCAATTCGGTGAAGACCGAGATCGTGATCGTGCCCCCGCCGCCCATGTTCGTCTGA
- the gcvH gene encoding glycine cleavage system protein GcvH: protein MPVVRFSKDHEYISVDGDVATVGITDYAQSQLGDVVFVELPATGKALKQGDEAAVVESVKAASEVYAPVSGTVVAVNETLPDAPSAVNEDPLGKGWFFRIKLANPAELEGLMDEAAYKALIG, encoded by the coding sequence ATGCCTGTCGTCAGATTTTCCAAGGACCACGAATATATCTCGGTGGACGGCGACGTCGCCACCGTGGGCATCACCGACTATGCCCAGTCGCAGCTCGGCGACGTGGTGTTCGTCGAGCTGCCGGCGACCGGCAAGGCGCTGAAGCAGGGCGACGAGGCGGCCGTGGTCGAATCGGTCAAGGCGGCGAGCGAGGTCTACGCCCCGGTGTCGGGCACGGTCGTCGCCGTGAACGAGACGCTGCCCGACGCGCCCTCCGCGGTCAACGAGGATCCGCTGGGCAAGGGCTGGTTCTTCCGCATCAAGCTCGCCAACCCGGCCGAGCTCGAGGGGCTGATGGACGAAGCCGCCTACAAGGCCCTGATCGGATGA
- the gcvT gene encoding glycine cleavage system aminomethyltransferase GcvT: MTEPSSGSDDPLLETPLHGAHVALGARMVPFAGYAMPVQYPSGIIAEHTHTRAAAGLFDVSHMGQASLRAANHAAVAAALEALVPADILGLAPGRQRYSQLLNADGGILDDLMVSRPADPAADGTLALVVNASRKAADFALLRERLAGKAELLVHDDRALLALQGPEAAAVMAMHCPPAAALPFMGVATATIDGIAVGLSRSGYTGEDGFEISVGAGEARALWDRLTADPRVRPIGLGARDSLRLEAGLCLYGHDIDETTSPVEAGLTWSIQKRRREAGGFPGAVLVRRELEDGPARLRIGLRPEGRAPVREGAVIKNSFGDVVGSVTSGGFGPSLGAPVAMGYVLRRFAEPGTALTVDLRGKDVPATVVPLPFVPHRYKKP, translated from the coding sequence ATGACAGAGCCCAGTTCGGGATCGGACGATCCCCTCCTCGAAACGCCGCTCCACGGCGCCCATGTCGCGCTCGGTGCCCGCATGGTGCCCTTCGCCGGCTATGCCATGCCGGTGCAGTACCCGAGCGGCATCATCGCCGAGCACACTCACACCCGCGCCGCCGCCGGCCTGTTCGACGTCTCCCACATGGGGCAGGCCTCGCTCCGGGCCGCGAACCACGCCGCCGTCGCCGCGGCGCTGGAAGCGCTGGTCCCCGCCGACATCCTCGGCCTGGCGCCGGGCCGCCAGCGCTATTCCCAGCTCCTCAACGCCGACGGCGGCATCCTCGACGACCTGATGGTGAGCCGCCCGGCCGACCCGGCCGCGGACGGCACGCTGGCGCTGGTGGTCAACGCGTCGCGCAAGGCGGCGGATTTCGCGCTGCTGCGCGAGAGGCTCGCCGGCAAGGCCGAGCTCCTCGTCCATGACGACAGGGCGCTGCTGGCGCTGCAGGGCCCCGAGGCCGCGGCCGTCATGGCGATGCACTGCCCGCCGGCCGCGGCGCTGCCCTTCATGGGTGTCGCCACCGCGACGATCGACGGCATCGCCGTCGGCCTCTCGCGCTCGGGCTATACCGGCGAGGACGGTTTCGAGATCTCGGTCGGCGCCGGCGAGGCCCGGGCGCTGTGGGACCGGCTCACCGCCGATCCGCGGGTCAGGCCGATCGGGCTTGGCGCGCGCGATTCGCTGCGGCTCGAGGCGGGCCTCTGCCTCTACGGCCACGACATCGACGAGACCACCTCGCCGGTGGAGGCGGGCCTGACCTGGTCGATCCAGAAGCGGCGGCGCGAGGCGGGGGGCTTTCCCGGCGCGGTGCTGGTCCGCCGCGAGCTCGAGGACGGCCCGGCGCGCCTGCGCATCGGCCTGAGGCCCGAGGGCCGCGCGCCGGTGCGCGAGGGCGCCGTGATCAAGAACAGTTTCGGCGACGTGGTCGGCAGCGTCACCTCGGGCGGCTTCGGCCCGAGCCTCGGCGCGCCGGTCGCCATGGGCTATGTCCTGCGCCGCTTCGCCGAGCCGGGAACGGCGCTCACCGTGGACCTGCGCGGCAAGGACGTGCCGGCCACGGTGGTGCCGCTGCCGTTCGTCCCCCACCGCTACAAGAAACCTTGA
- the ispH gene encoding 4-hydroxy-3-methylbut-2-enyl diphosphate reductase, with amino-acid sequence MATKPTLTVLLCTPRGFCAGVVRAIDAVERALKLYGPPVYVRHEIVHNKYVVEALKAKGAVFVEELAEVPETTAPVIFSAHGVAKSVPAEAAARNLLTIDATCPLVTKVHREAEIHWRRGREIVLVGHHGHPEVVGTMGQLPEGAVRLVETLEDVAAFTPRDPERLAFITQTTLSVDDTVGIVDALKQRFPAIVGPHKEDICYATTNRQQAVKAVAPRVEAMIIVGAPNSSNSLRLREVAERQGCAVSRLVQRAADIDWSEFGAIASLGVAAGASAPEVLVEEVLDAFAERYVLAVETVSTADESVFFPLPREVRDAPETLAARLEDAAARPVLAAKV; translated from the coding sequence ATCGCGACCAAGCCGACCCTGACCGTCCTGCTCTGCACCCCCCGCGGCTTCTGCGCCGGCGTGGTGCGCGCCATCGACGCGGTGGAGCGGGCATTGAAGCTCTACGGGCCGCCGGTCTATGTGCGGCACGAGATCGTCCACAACAAATATGTGGTCGAGGCCCTGAAGGCGAAGGGCGCCGTCTTCGTGGAGGAGCTCGCCGAGGTGCCCGAGACCACGGCGCCGGTGATCTTCTCCGCCCATGGCGTGGCCAAGTCGGTGCCGGCCGAGGCCGCCGCCCGCAACCTCCTCACCATCGACGCCACCTGCCCGCTGGTGACCAAGGTGCACCGCGAGGCGGAGATCCATTGGCGGCGCGGCCGCGAGATCGTGCTGGTCGGCCATCACGGCCATCCCGAGGTGGTCGGCACCATGGGCCAGCTTCCCGAAGGCGCGGTGCGCCTGGTCGAGACGCTGGAGGATGTCGCCGCCTTCACCCCGCGTGATCCCGAGCGGCTCGCCTTCATCACCCAGACCACGCTCTCCGTGGACGACACCGTCGGCATCGTCGATGCTCTGAAGCAGCGCTTCCCCGCCATCGTCGGCCCGCACAAGGAGGATATCTGCTACGCCACCACCAATCGCCAGCAGGCGGTGAAGGCGGTGGCGCCGCGGGTCGAGGCGATGATCATCGTCGGCGCCCCGAACTCCTCGAACTCCCTGCGCCTGCGCGAGGTGGCCGAGCGTCAGGGCTGCGCCGTCTCGCGCCTGGTGCAGCGCGCCGCCGACATCGACTGGTCGGAGTTCGGCGCCATCGCCTCGCTCGGCGTCGCCGCCGGCGCCTCGGCGCCCGAGGTGCTGGTCGAGGAGGTGCTCGACGCCTTCGCCGAGCGCTATGTCCTGGCCGTCGAGACCGTGTCCACCGCGGACGAGAGCGTGTTCTTCCCGCTGCCGCGGGAGGTGCGCGACGCGCCGGAGACCCTGGCCGCGCGGCTCGAGGACGCTGCCGCCCGGCCGGTGCTCGCCGCCAAGGTTTGA
- a CDS encoding homoserine kinase produces MAVYTEVSDEELTRFVAGYDIGAVLACKGIAEGVENTNYLLRTEKGSFILTLYEKRVRREDLPFFLDLMEHLAGRGVSCPLPVRRRDGAALGELAGRPAAIITFLEGVWIRRPHVEHCAAVGRALAAMHLAALDYAGRRPNALSVPGWGPLFAQAEGRADTVQPGLDAAVREELAFHAAHWPGELPVGTIHADLFPDNVFFLRGRFSGLIDFYFACTDILAYDVAICLNAWCFEPDQAYNATKGRALLAGYRSVRPLSEAEIAALPVLARGAALRFLLTRLVDWLNVPPGALVKPKDPVEYLKKLRFHQRVAGAAEYGLDA; encoded by the coding sequence ATGGCCGTCTATACCGAAGTCTCCGACGAGGAGCTCACCCGCTTCGTTGCGGGCTACGACATCGGCGCGGTGCTGGCCTGCAAGGGCATCGCCGAGGGCGTGGAGAACACCAACTACCTCCTGCGCACCGAGAAGGGCTCCTTCATCCTGACGCTCTACGAGAAGCGGGTGCGCCGCGAGGACCTGCCCTTCTTTCTCGACCTGATGGAGCATCTCGCCGGCCGCGGCGTCAGCTGCCCGCTGCCGGTGCGCCGGCGCGACGGGGCGGCGCTCGGCGAGCTGGCGGGGCGTCCGGCGGCGATCATCACCTTCCTGGAGGGCGTGTGGATCCGCCGCCCCCATGTCGAGCACTGCGCCGCCGTCGGGCGGGCGCTGGCGGCGATGCATCTTGCCGCGCTCGACTATGCCGGGCGCCGGCCCAATGCCCTCAGCGTGCCCGGCTGGGGGCCGCTGTTCGCGCAGGCCGAGGGCCGGGCCGACACCGTGCAGCCGGGCCTGGATGCGGCGGTGCGCGAGGAGCTCGCCTTCCACGCGGCGCATTGGCCCGGGGAGCTGCCGGTCGGCACCATCCATGCCGATCTCTTTCCCGACAACGTCTTCTTCCTGCGCGGCCGCTTCTCCGGCCTGATCGATTTCTACTTCGCCTGCACCGACATCCTCGCCTACGACGTCGCCATCTGCCTCAACGCCTGGTGCTTCGAGCCGGACCAGGCCTACAACGCCACCAAGGGCAGGGCCCTGCTGGCCGGCTACCGCTCGGTGCGGCCGCTGTCGGAGGCCGAGATCGCGGCGCTGCCGGTGCTCGCCCGCGGCGCGGCGCTGCGCTTCCTGCTGACGCGCCTGGTCGACTGGCTCAACGTGCCGCCGGGCGCCCTGGTCAAGCCCAAGGACCCGGTCGAGTACCTCAAGAAGCTGCGTTTCCACCAGCGCGTCGCCGGCGCGGCCGAATACGGGCTCGACGCGTGA
- the rnhA gene encoding ribonuclease HI, translating to MNARRLTLYTDGACSGNPGPGGWGAILIWGEHRKTLCGGEAQTTNNRMELLAAIEGLEALSRGCAVDLHTDSQYLRNGILSWIHGWKRNGWRTADKKPVKNEDLWKRLDAAIERHDVTWHWVKGHAGEPLNEEADLLARQGMAPYLKARR from the coding sequence GTGAACGCACGGCGGCTGACGCTCTACACCGACGGCGCCTGCTCGGGAAATCCGGGGCCGGGCGGCTGGGGTGCGATCCTGATCTGGGGCGAGCACAGGAAGACGCTCTGCGGCGGCGAGGCGCAGACCACCAACAACCGCATGGAGCTCCTGGCCGCGATCGAGGGGCTGGAGGCGCTGTCGCGCGGCTGCGCCGTCGACCTGCACACCGACAGCCAGTACCTGCGCAACGGCATCCTGAGCTGGATCCACGGCTGGAAGCGCAACGGCTGGCGCACCGCCGACAAGAAGCCGGTGAAGAACGAGGACCTGTGGAAGCGTCTCGACGCCGCCATCGAGCGCCACGACGTCACCTGGCACTGGGTCAAGGGCCATGCCGGCGAGCCCCTGAACGAGGAGGCCGACCTCCTCGCCCGCCAGGGCATGGCGCCCTATCTGAAGGCCCGTCGCTGA
- a CDS encoding peroxiredoxin has translation MTIKPGDRLPETAFRVTTPDGVVVRSTADVFNGRKVVLFAVPGAFTPTCHKNHLPGFLTAREEILAKGVDAIAVTAVNDPFVMDAWAKATGAAGKIEFLADGSGDFAKAIGMDLDVTARGLGLRSQRYAMVVDDGVVTLINKEENPSQADVSSAATLLQAL, from the coding sequence ATGACGATCAAGCCCGGCGATCGCCTGCCCGAGACCGCCTTCCGCGTGACGACGCCCGACGGCGTCGTCGTGCGCTCCACCGCCGACGTGTTCAACGGCCGCAAGGTCGTGCTGTTCGCGGTGCCCGGCGCCTTCACCCCGACCTGCCACAAGAACCATCTGCCGGGCTTCCTCACCGCGCGCGAGGAGATCCTGGCCAAGGGCGTCGACGCCATCGCCGTCACCGCGGTCAACGACCCCTTCGTGATGGACGCCTGGGCCAAGGCCACCGGCGCCGCCGGCAAGATCGAGTTCCTGGCCGACGGCAGCGGCGACTTCGCCAAGGCGATCGGCATGGATCTCGACGTCACCGCCCGCGGCCTCGGCCTGCGCTCGCAGCGCTACGCCATGGTCGTCGACGACGGCGTGGTGACGCTGATCAACAAGGAAGAGAACCCGAGCCAGGCCGACGTCTCCAGCGCCGCCACCCTGCTGCAGGCGCTGTAG
- a CDS encoding protein-disulfide reductase DsbD domain-containing protein codes for MQILRHCAAAALLLCLCEPGSAGASPWSATTGAAIRLVPGSSTPGERSAGLEIRLDPGWKTYWRNPGDSGVPPVFDWSGSDNVADVTVLWPAPQRFDDEDGVTIGYKADTVLPLKVEPKDATRPATLSLALGYAVCKTICVPAKGEARLTLDPAIPPDASAQALLATAQAAVPQPRALGAAGAPAVLGIAVDGSAKPLRLTVTARASSSATLFVDGPPDWYLAVPQAAGADAEGRRFTLTLDGLPKSAETAGQVLRFTLVDEAGAIETPYTLP; via the coding sequence ATGCAAATCCTGCGCCACTGCGCCGCCGCGGCGCTCCTTCTCTGCCTCTGCGAACCGGGCTCGGCCGGCGCCTCGCCCTGGTCGGCGACGACCGGTGCGGCCATCCGCCTCGTGCCGGGCTCCTCGACCCCGGGCGAGCGCAGCGCCGGGCTGGAGATCCGGCTCGACCCGGGCTGGAAGACCTATTGGCGCAACCCCGGCGACTCCGGCGTGCCGCCGGTGTTCGACTGGTCCGGCTCGGACAATGTCGCCGATGTGACGGTGCTCTGGCCGGCGCCGCAGCGCTTCGACGACGAGGACGGCGTCACCATCGGCTACAAGGCGGACACGGTGCTGCCCCTGAAGGTCGAGCCCAAGGATGCGACCAGGCCCGCGACCCTGTCGCTGGCGCTCGGCTACGCCGTCTGCAAGACCATCTGCGTGCCGGCCAAGGGCGAGGCCAGGCTGACGCTCGATCCCGCCATCCCGCCGGACGCGAGCGCGCAGGCCCTGCTGGCCACGGCGCAGGCGGCGGTGCCGCAGCCCCGGGCGCTCGGCGCGGCGGGCGCGCCGGCGGTGCTCGGCATCGCCGTGGACGGCTCGGCCAAGCCGCTGCGGCTGACCGTCACGGCCAGGGCCTCCTCCTCGGCGACGCTGTTCGTCGACGGCCCGCCGGACTGGTATCTGGCCGTGCCGCAGGCGGCCGGCGCCGATGCCGAGGGACGCCGCTTCACCCTGACGCTGGACGGATTGCCCAAATCCGCGGAGACTGCCGGCCAGGTGCTGCGCTTCACCCTGGTCGACGAGGCCGGGGCGATCGAAACGCCCTATACGCTGCCCTGA
- a CDS encoding YqgE/AlgH family protein, whose protein sequence is MGSRFRSSPVATSGFLDGKILVAMPSMRDERFARSVIYLCAHSDEGAMGIVVNQPAKNVRFDELLHQLGVVSSVADIKAPRGTPIRVLNGGPVESGRGFVLHTNDVFIDNSSLPIESNICLTATLDILRSIALGEGPEQALLALGYAGWGAGQLEQEINANGWLHCDADPDIIFGPETDTKYERALRKIGIEPGMLSSEAGHA, encoded by the coding sequence ATGGGTTCCCGGTTCCGCTCCTCCCCGGTCGCGACAAGCGGCTTTCTCGACGGCAAGATCCTCGTTGCCATGCCGAGCATGCGCGACGAGCGGTTTGCGCGCAGCGTCATCTATCTCTGCGCCCATTCCGACGAGGGCGCGATGGGAATCGTCGTCAACCAGCCGGCCAAGAACGTCCGCTTCGACGAGCTCCTGCACCAGCTCGGCGTGGTCAGCTCGGTCGCCGACATCAAGGCGCCGCGCGGCACGCCGATCCGGGTGCTGAACGGCGGCCCGGTCGAGTCCGGCCGCGGCTTCGTGCTGCACACCAACGACGTGTTCATCGACAATTCCTCGCTGCCGATCGAGAGCAACATCTGCCTCACCGCCACGCTCGACATCCTGCGCAGCATCGCGCTCGGCGAAGGGCCGGAGCAGGCGCTGCTGGCGCTCGGCTATGCCGGCTGGGGCGCCGGGCAGCTGGAGCAGGAGATCAACGCCAACGGCTGGCTCCATTGCGACGCCGATCCCGACATCATCTTCGGGCCCGAGACCGATACCAAATACGAGCGGGCGCTACGCAAGATCGGCATCGAGCCCGGCATGCTGTCGAGCGAGGCCGGCCACGCCTGA
- a CDS encoding HNH endonuclease yields the protein MTEAHPALVLNADFRPLSVFPLSLLSWQDALKAVVREAVNVVAEYDAVARSPSRQMRLPSVVALRTYQKVERHVPFTRYNLFLRDDFTCQYCGQGFASRDLQFEHVVPRSRGGRTCWENIVAACDACNTVKADRLDMRPRRAPRKPLAWELLAKSRAYPPRFLHQSWVDYLYWDSELQG from the coding sequence ATGACCGAAGCCCATCCGGCGCTCGTGCTCAACGCCGACTTCCGTCCGCTGAGCGTGTTCCCGCTGTCGCTGCTGTCCTGGCAGGACGCCCTGAAGGCCGTGGTGCGGGAGGCGGTGAACGTCGTCGCCGAATATGACGCCGTCGCCCGCAGCCCGTCGCGGCAGATGCGGCTGCCCTCGGTCGTGGCGCTGCGCACCTACCAGAAGGTCGAGCGGCACGTGCCGTTCACGCGCTACAACCTGTTCCTGCGCGACGACTTCACCTGCCAATATTGCGGCCAGGGCTTCGCTTCGCGGGATCTGCAGTTCGAGCACGTGGTGCCCCGCTCCAGGGGCGGGCGGACCTGCTGGGAGAACATCGTCGCGGCTTGCGACGCCTGCAACACGGTGAAGGCCGACCGGCTCGACATGCGGCCGCGGCGGGCGCCGCGCAAGCCTCTGGCCTGGGAGCTCCTGGCCAAGAGCCGCGCCTATCCCCCGCGCTTCCTGCACCAGAGCTGGGTCGACTACCTCTACTGGGACAGCGAGCTGCAGGGCTGA
- a CDS encoding putative bifunctional diguanylate cyclase/phosphodiesterase yields MRVLSCIATEHNPWLVLLAALTCISGSWVALDLFRRADERRGLQKSGWIFLAAVAAGSSVWCTHFIAMLAYEPKAPIAFDPLLTMVSLVIAIVGCGYGFAAALMRIPPLAPELGGGAVGLAIALMHYTGMMAYRVDGVIAWNTDYVAASVVIAVVLGALAVGQAVRRPLAGSKYLALVLFVLAVVGLHFTAMAAASVTPMATGLAGTDPDVLRAMAIAVAGVGFIIAATGVASYLIDARSSLESYQRLQHLAHNDALTGLPNRVSFGDCLESEIGRAAEEGSKVAVLGIDLDRFKEINDLRGHQAGDQALKTIARRLSRQRKDGEFIARVGGDEFAAIKRFTDQNDLLDFVARLETTLFEPVRLDDFEAAMGASIGVAIYPEDGDSQERLMSNADLAMYRAKADVTRAVCFYESRMDEASRARRALAQTLRRAIELDQLELHYQVQTSVETGDVRGYEVLLRWNHPERGQVPPSEFIPIAEENGLILAIGEWVLRTACRQAATWDTPTKIAVNLSPVQFAHADLARLIHEILIETGLAPSRLELEITESTIIADKTRTLHILRQIRALGVTIALDDFGTGYSSLDTLRSFPFDKIKLDRSFMSEVELSPQAKAIVRAVLTLGKSLDIPVLAEGVETDDQLSILRAERCDEAQGFFLGHPKPVDQIFRHGKDSDDRAVPFAGRVPPARVGRRVMA; encoded by the coding sequence ATGCGCGTCCTCTCCTGCATCGCCACGGAGCACAATCCCTGGCTGGTGCTGCTCGCCGCCCTCACCTGCATCAGCGGCAGCTGGGTGGCGCTCGACCTGTTCCGGCGGGCCGACGAGCGGCGGGGCCTGCAGAAGAGCGGCTGGATCTTCCTGGCCGCGGTCGCGGCCGGCTCCTCGGTGTGGTGCACCCATTTCATCGCCATGCTCGCCTATGAGCCGAAGGCGCCGATCGCCTTCGATCCCTTGCTCACCATGGTGTCGCTGGTCATCGCCATCGTCGGCTGCGGCTACGGCTTCGCCGCCGCGCTGATGCGCATCCCGCCGCTGGCGCCGGAGCTCGGCGGCGGGGCGGTGGGCCTCGCCATCGCCCTGATGCACTATACCGGCATGATGGCCTACCGGGTCGACGGCGTCATCGCCTGGAACACGGACTATGTCGCCGCCTCGGTCGTCATCGCCGTGGTGCTCGGGGCGCTGGCCGTCGGCCAGGCGGTGCGCCGGCCGCTCGCGGGCTCGAAATATCTCGCGCTCGTCCTGTTCGTGCTCGCGGTGGTCGGCCTGCATTTCACCGCCATGGCGGCAGCCTCGGTGACGCCGATGGCGACAGGCCTCGCCGGAACCGATCCGGACGTGCTGCGGGCGATGGCGATCGCGGTGGCCGGGGTCGGCTTCATCATCGCGGCCACGGGCGTGGCCAGCTACCTCATCGACGCGCGCTCGAGCCTCGAATCCTACCAGCGGCTGCAGCACCTCGCCCATAACGACGCCCTCACCGGCCTGCCCAACCGCGTCAGCTTCGGCGATTGCCTGGAGAGCGAGATCGGCCGTGCCGCGGAGGAAGGCAGCAAGGTCGCGGTGCTCGGCATCGATCTCGACCGGTTCAAGGAGATCAACGACCTGCGCGGCCACCAGGCCGGCGACCAGGCGCTCAAGACCATCGCCCGCCGCCTGTCGCGCCAGCGCAAGGACGGCGAGTTCATCGCCCGGGTCGGCGGCGACGAGTTCGCCGCCATCAAGCGCTTCACCGACCAGAACGACCTGCTCGACTTCGTCGCGCGCCTGGAGACGACGCTGTTCGAGCCGGTGCGCCTCGACGACTTCGAGGCGGCCATGGGCGCCAGCATCGGCGTGGCGATCTATCCGGAGGACGGCGACAGCCAGGAACGGCTGATGAGCAACGCCGACCTCGCCATGTACCGCGCCAAGGCCGACGTGACGCGGGCGGTGTGCTTCTACGAATCGCGCATGGACGAAGCTTCGCGCGCCCGCCGCGCGCTGGCGCAGACCCTGCGCCGTGCCATCGAGCTCGACCAGCTGGAGCTGCACTACCAGGTGCAGACCTCGGTGGAGACGGGCGATGTGCGCGGCTACGAAGTGCTGCTGCGCTGGAACCATCCCGAGCGTGGCCAGGTGCCGCCCTCGGAGTTCATCCCGATCGCCGAGGAGAACGGCCTGATCCTGGCCATCGGCGAATGGGTGCTGCGCACCGCCTGCCGCCAGGCGGCCACCTGGGACACGCCGACCAAGATCGCCGTCAACCTGTCGCCGGTGCAGTTCGCCCATGCCGATCTCGCCCGGCTGATCCACGAGATCCTCATCGAGACGGGCCTGGCGCCGAGCCGGCTCGAGCTCGAGATCACCGAATCCACCATCATCGCCGACAAGACGCGCACGCTGCACATCCTGCGCCAGATCCGGGCGCTGGGCGTCACCATCGCCCTCGACGATTTCGGCACCGGCTATTCCTCGCTCGACACGCTGCGCTCCTTCCCCTTCGACAAGATCAAGCTCGACCGCTCCTTCATGAGCGAGGTCGAGCTCAGCCCGCAGGCCAAGGCGATCGTCCGCGCGGTGCTGACGCTCGGCAAGAGCCTCGACATCCCGGTGCTGGCCGAGGGCGTGGAGACCGACGACCAGCTCTCGATCCTGCGGGCCGAGCGCTGCGACGAGGCGCAAGGCTTCTTCCTCGGCCACCCCAAGCCGGTCGACCAGATCTTCCGGCACGGCAAGGACAGCGACGACAGGGCCGTGCCCTTCGCCGGCCGCGTGCCGCCGGCGCGGGTCGGGCGGCGGGTGATGGCCTGA